One part of the Andrena cerasifolii isolate SP2316 chromosome 4, iyAndCera1_principal, whole genome shotgun sequence genome encodes these proteins:
- the LOC143368450 gene encoding optic atrophy 3 protein homolog → MVVGSFPALKLAALFVRQVSKPIAKYIADKAKNHPVLRTYFIIPPAQLYHWAEVKVKMYIMNLGRPTKVAKLNETMAIDLGANLMSEVIVFGIGGGCLLFEYNRQMKKEQKKKDAACEQEKQFLDDIQYLTVLTSRQEADIKYLHEAIEILAKHTKQEIPSRRPSEPPERGCRDGRCDANMNLKEGSKANTDSKANMESLRNDEERSLIQRAIVYYQTDVKADRLS, encoded by the exons ATGGTAGTGGGTTCGTTTCCAGCTCTCAAATTAGCAGCGTTATTTGTGAGGCAAGTTAGTAAACCTATAGCAAAGTACATTGCCGACAAGGCGAAGAATCATCCTGTACTTAGAACCTATTTTATCATTCCACCTGCTCAAC TATATCACTGGGCGGAAGTGAAAGTTAAAATGTATATAATGAATCTTGGTAGGCCCACGAAGGTCGCAAAGTTGAACGAAACCATGGCGATAGACTTAGGGGCAAATTTAATGAGCGAAGTTATCGTATTTGGCATCGGTGGTGGTTGCCTATTGTTCGAGTACAATCGCCAAATGAAGAAAGAGCAGAAGAAAAAAGATGCGGCTTGCGAACAGGAGAAACAATTTCTAGACGATATTCAGTACTTGACTGTCCTCACCAGCAGACAAGAGGCTGACATTAAGTATCTACACGAAGCTATTGAAATACTAGCGAAACATACAAAGCAAGAAATACCTTCGAGGCGACCAAGCGAACCACCGGAACGAGGTTGTAGAGATGGGAGATGCGACGCAAATATGAATTTGAAAGAAGGTTCAAAAGCAAATACGGATTCAAAAGCAAATATGGAATCGCTGAGAAATGATGAGGAAAGATCGTTGATTCAGCGTGCTATAGTGTATTACCAAACCGATGTAAAAGCTGATAGACTCAGTTAa
- the LOC143368456 gene encoding centrosomal protein CCDC61, translating to MSEVGPSLVTTYAFKNGKEFVVKIKVTAFKGCQRSLVLTVTDKHTGENWQSSYDAAYIENLTHKTGNYKHFDVFVAMLQSGLLKTSESITLDLLTFEDLELLRARRLERNSCSSLGNATNNRRYLILTYTVEFDRIHYPLPLEYCGLPDPVILQATIRRLQAEIEKFQSTGASRNLQKRVEQLTAANQRLVQENQRLASGGKGLRHLLGSIKSLENNVAKERAFFRTQIQKLKVENAALSAKVRQLTESAGRKPGDGSAALRRYNHPSSTRTNYTDRRRSRSRSSSISSHVKTSRSSLSPGSSMESIRTRRSPCRKTRTYNKMKDSKLDLENLESRIHTLQKMLKEGIKLN from the exons ATGAGCGAAGTTGGTCCGTCCTTAGTGACAACTTATGCTTTTAAAAATGGTAAAGAATTCGTGGTGAAGATAAAAGTCACCGCTTTTAAAGGATGTCAGCGGAGTCTGGTGCTTACTGTCACCGATAAACACACCGGCGAAAATTGGCAGTCCTCCTACGACGCGGCAT ATATTGAAAACTTGACGCACAAAACTGGGAATTACAAACATTTCGATGTATTCGTGGCTATGCTGCAGTCTGGATTGTTGAAA ACGAGCGAATCTATCACTTTGGACCTACTCACGTTCGAGGACTTAGAATTGCTGCGTGCACGTAGACTCGAGCGTAATTCGTGTTCAAGTTTGGGTAACGCAACGAACAATCGCCGATACCTTATATTAACTTATACAGTAGAGTTTGATAG AATCCATTATCCGTTACCTCTGGAGTATTGTGGCTTACCTGACCCGGTGATATTGCAAGCTACCATCAGGAGATTACAAGCTGAAATCGAAAAATTTCAGTCCACAGGAGCAAGTAGAAACTTACAAAAACGCGTCGAGCAACTTACAGCCGCGAATCAAAGGCTGGTTCAAGAGAATCAGAGGCTCGCGAGTGGAG GAAAGGGTTTAAGGCATTTATTGGGATCGATCAAGTCGTTAGAAAATAATGTTGCCAAGGAGCGGGCATTCTTTCGAACGCAGATTCAAAAactcaaagttgaaaatgcAGCCTTGTCGGCGAAAGTACGGCAACTTACTGAATCTGCTGGCAGGAAGCCTGGAGATGGTAGCGCAGCATTAAGACGTTACAACCATCCCTCTTCTACGCGGACAAATTACACGGATCGTAGACGAAGCAGAAGTCGGTCTTCTTCGATCTCTAGTCACGTTAAAACTTCTAGATCTAGTTTATCACCAG GCAGCTCAATGGAGTCAATTAGAACTCGACGATCTCCTTGTCGGAAAACAAGAACttataacaaaatgaaagaTTCAA AGCTTGACCTTGAAAATTTGGAGTCAAGAATTCACACGCTacagaaaatgttaaaagaagGAATAAAGTTGAATTGA